The following proteins are encoded in a genomic region of Phragmites australis chromosome 9, lpPhrAust1.1, whole genome shotgun sequence:
- the LOC133929037 gene encoding uncharacterized protein LOC133929037 isoform X5 codes for MAAAAEEEEEEEDEAKTRRKAPPVFSTPPAPLFLSAACERPASPSPRVQARGGGRSPEGMAADGARGGGDGEELLLRAVEDGVGSEGGVGLCVGERPWRLNFDGFRRPEAHQEKPGRGLQDCLGVLEYYQQQWEMLEGFNEMDTLADRGFLPGMSKGILVFASVMATLGLQIILECTRSLVSDGGEFRLTKGQEKWVVDSMISVTLLKVLLVIYCRTFTNEIVKAYAQDHFFDVITNVIGLVAALLADYVQGWIDPVGAIIL; via the exons atggcggcggcggcggaggaggaggaggaggaggaagacgaggcgAAGACGCGACGCAAGGCGCCTCCCGTCTTCTCTACTCCTCCTGCCCCTCTCTTCCTCAGCGCGGCTTGCGAGAGGCCTGCCTCGCCGTCTCCTAGGGTTCAGGCGAGGGGCGGAGGCCGGAGTCCGGAGGGAATGGCGGCAGATGGAGCTAGAGGTGGCGGGGACGGCGAGGAGCTGCTCCTCCGCGCCGTGGAGGATGGGGTTGGGAGCGAAGGGGGCGTCGGCTTGTGCGTTGGGGAGCGGCCGTGGCGGCTCAACTTCGACGGGTTCCGCCGCCCGGAGGCGCACCAGGAGAAGCCGGGGCGCGGCCTCCAGGATTGCCTCGGCGTGCTAG AATACTACCAACAACAATGGGAAATGTTGGAAGGTTTTAATGAAATGGATACACTGGCAGATCGTGGTTTCCTTCCTGGAATGTCCAAG GGCATACTAGTTTTTGCTTCTGTTATGGCAACCCTTGGCCTTCAAATTATCCTAGAATGCACACGCTCATTGGTATCCGAT GGAGGTGAGTTCCGCTTGACAAAAGGGCAGGAAAAGTGGGTTGTTGATAGTATGATCTCAGTGACACTGTTGAAGGTTCTCCTGGTTATATATTGCCGCACATTCACCAATGAAATTGTGAAGGCCTATGCGCAGGATCACTTTTTTGATGTCATCACCAACGTTATTGGGCTTGTGGCTGCACTTCTTGCTGATTATGTCCAAGGCTGGATCGACCCAGTTGGTGCTATCATT CTGTGA
- the LOC133929037 gene encoding metal tolerance protein 5-like isoform X1 — MAAAAEEEEEEEDEAKTRRKAPPVFSTPPAPLFLSAACERPASPSPRVQARGGGRSPEGMAADGARGGGDGEELLLRAVEDGVGSEGGVGLCVGERPWRLNFDGFRRPEAHQEKPGRGLQDCLGVLGSGDDFAEYYQQQWEMLEGFNEMDTLADRGFLPGMSKEERERVARSEAWAILLSNIANMVHFAAKIYASIRSGSLAIIASTLDSLLDLLSGFILWFTTFSMQTPNPYRYPIGKRRMQPLGILVFASVMATLGLQIILECTRSLVSDGGEFRLTKGQEKWVVDSMISVTLLKVLLVIYCRTFTNEIVKAYAQDHFFDVITNVIGLVAALLADYVQGWIDPVGAIIL, encoded by the exons atggcggcggcggcggaggaggaggaggaggaggaagacgaggcgAAGACGCGACGCAAGGCGCCTCCCGTCTTCTCTACTCCTCCTGCCCCTCTCTTCCTCAGCGCGGCTTGCGAGAGGCCTGCCTCGCCGTCTCCTAGGGTTCAGGCGAGGGGCGGAGGCCGGAGTCCGGAGGGAATGGCGGCAGATGGAGCTAGAGGTGGCGGGGACGGCGAGGAGCTGCTCCTCCGCGCCGTGGAGGATGGGGTTGGGAGCGAAGGGGGCGTCGGCTTGTGCGTTGGGGAGCGGCCGTGGCGGCTCAACTTCGACGGGTTCCGCCGCCCGGAGGCGCACCAGGAGAAGCCGGGGCGCGGCCTCCAGGATTGCCTCGGCGTGCTAG GCTCTGGAGATGATTTTGCAGAATACTACCAACAACAATGGGAAATGTTGGAAGGTTTTAATGAAATGGATACACTGGCAGATCGTGGTTTCCTTCCTGGAATGTCCAAG GAAGAACGTGAAAGGGTTGCCCGAAGTGAGGCATGGGCCATCCTGTTATCTAACATTGCAAACATGGTTCATTTTGCTGCAAAAATTTATGCCTCAATAAGGAGTGGCTCCCTAGCTATTATTGCCTCCACCTTGGACTCTCTACTTGATTTGTTATCTGGGTTTATATTGTGGTTTACTACCTTCTCCATGCAAACACCAAACCCATACAGATACCCAATAGGTAAAAGGCGCATGCAACCTTTG GGCATACTAGTTTTTGCTTCTGTTATGGCAACCCTTGGCCTTCAAATTATCCTAGAATGCACACGCTCATTGGTATCCGAT GGAGGTGAGTTCCGCTTGACAAAAGGGCAGGAAAAGTGGGTTGTTGATAGTATGATCTCAGTGACACTGTTGAAGGTTCTCCTGGTTATATATTGCCGCACATTCACCAATGAAATTGTGAAGGCCTATGCGCAGGATCACTTTTTTGATGTCATCACCAACGTTATTGGGCTTGTGGCTGCACTTCTTGCTGATTATGTCCAAGGCTGGATCGACCCAGTTGGTGCTATCATT CTGTGA
- the LOC133929037 gene encoding uncharacterized protein LOC133929037 isoform X4: MAAAAEEEEEEEDEAKTRRKAPPVFSTPPAPLFLSAACERPASPSPRVQARGGGRSPEGMAADGARGGGDGEELLLRAVEDGVGSEGGVGLCVGERPWRLNFDGFRRPEAHQEKPGRGLQDCLGVLGSGDDFAEYYQQQWEMLEGFNEMDTLADRGFLPGMSKGILVFASVMATLGLQIILECTRSLVSDGGEFRLTKGQEKWVVDSMISVTLLKVLLVIYCRTFTNEIVKAYAQDHFFDVITNVIGLVAALLADYVQGWIDPVGAIIL; the protein is encoded by the exons atggcggcggcggcggaggaggaggaggaggaggaagacgaggcgAAGACGCGACGCAAGGCGCCTCCCGTCTTCTCTACTCCTCCTGCCCCTCTCTTCCTCAGCGCGGCTTGCGAGAGGCCTGCCTCGCCGTCTCCTAGGGTTCAGGCGAGGGGCGGAGGCCGGAGTCCGGAGGGAATGGCGGCAGATGGAGCTAGAGGTGGCGGGGACGGCGAGGAGCTGCTCCTCCGCGCCGTGGAGGATGGGGTTGGGAGCGAAGGGGGCGTCGGCTTGTGCGTTGGGGAGCGGCCGTGGCGGCTCAACTTCGACGGGTTCCGCCGCCCGGAGGCGCACCAGGAGAAGCCGGGGCGCGGCCTCCAGGATTGCCTCGGCGTGCTAG GCTCTGGAGATGATTTTGCAGAATACTACCAACAACAATGGGAAATGTTGGAAGGTTTTAATGAAATGGATACACTGGCAGATCGTGGTTTCCTTCCTGGAATGTCCAAG GGCATACTAGTTTTTGCTTCTGTTATGGCAACCCTTGGCCTTCAAATTATCCTAGAATGCACACGCTCATTGGTATCCGAT GGAGGTGAGTTCCGCTTGACAAAAGGGCAGGAAAAGTGGGTTGTTGATAGTATGATCTCAGTGACACTGTTGAAGGTTCTCCTGGTTATATATTGCCGCACATTCACCAATGAAATTGTGAAGGCCTATGCGCAGGATCACTTTTTTGATGTCATCACCAACGTTATTGGGCTTGTGGCTGCACTTCTTGCTGATTATGTCCAAGGCTGGATCGACCCAGTTGGTGCTATCATT CTGTGA
- the LOC133929037 gene encoding metal tolerance protein 6-like isoform X3, producing the protein MAAAAEEEEEEEDEAKTRRKAPPVFSTPPAPLFLSAACERPASPSPRVQARGGGRSPEGMAADGARGGGDGEELLLRAVEDGVGSEGGVGLCVGERPWRLNFDGFRRPEAHQEKPGRGLQDCLGVLGSGDDFAEYYQQQWEMLEGFNEMDTLADRGFLPGMSKEERERVARSEAWAILLSNIANMVHFAAKIYASIRSGSLAIIASTLDSLLDLLSGFILWFTTFSMQTPNPYRYPIGKRRMQPLGILVFASVMATLGLQIILECTRSLVSDYQKY; encoded by the exons atggcggcggcggcggaggaggaggaggaggaggaagacgaggcgAAGACGCGACGCAAGGCGCCTCCCGTCTTCTCTACTCCTCCTGCCCCTCTCTTCCTCAGCGCGGCTTGCGAGAGGCCTGCCTCGCCGTCTCCTAGGGTTCAGGCGAGGGGCGGAGGCCGGAGTCCGGAGGGAATGGCGGCAGATGGAGCTAGAGGTGGCGGGGACGGCGAGGAGCTGCTCCTCCGCGCCGTGGAGGATGGGGTTGGGAGCGAAGGGGGCGTCGGCTTGTGCGTTGGGGAGCGGCCGTGGCGGCTCAACTTCGACGGGTTCCGCCGCCCGGAGGCGCACCAGGAGAAGCCGGGGCGCGGCCTCCAGGATTGCCTCGGCGTGCTAG GCTCTGGAGATGATTTTGCAGAATACTACCAACAACAATGGGAAATGTTGGAAGGTTTTAATGAAATGGATACACTGGCAGATCGTGGTTTCCTTCCTGGAATGTCCAAG GAAGAACGTGAAAGGGTTGCCCGAAGTGAGGCATGGGCCATCCTGTTATCTAACATTGCAAACATGGTTCATTTTGCTGCAAAAATTTATGCCTCAATAAGGAGTGGCTCCCTAGCTATTATTGCCTCCACCTTGGACTCTCTACTTGATTTGTTATCTGGGTTTATATTGTGGTTTACTACCTTCTCCATGCAAACACCAAACCCATACAGATACCCAATAGGTAAAAGGCGCATGCAACCTTTG GGCATACTAGTTTTTGCTTCTGTTATGGCAACCCTTGGCCTTCAAATTATCCTAGAATGCACACGCTCATTGGTATCCGAT tacCAGAAATATTGA
- the LOC133929037 gene encoding metal tolerance protein 5-like isoform X2, protein MAAAAEEEEEEEDEAKTRRKAPPVFSTPPAPLFLSAACERPASPSPRVQARGGGRSPEGMAADGARGGGDGEELLLRAVEDGVGSEGGVGLCVGERPWRLNFDGFRRPEAHQEKPGRGLQDCLGVLEYYQQQWEMLEGFNEMDTLADRGFLPGMSKEERERVARSEAWAILLSNIANMVHFAAKIYASIRSGSLAIIASTLDSLLDLLSGFILWFTTFSMQTPNPYRYPIGKRRMQPLGILVFASVMATLGLQIILECTRSLVSDGGEFRLTKGQEKWVVDSMISVTLLKVLLVIYCRTFTNEIVKAYAQDHFFDVITNVIGLVAALLADYVQGWIDPVGAIIL, encoded by the exons atggcggcggcggcggaggaggaggaggaggaggaagacgaggcgAAGACGCGACGCAAGGCGCCTCCCGTCTTCTCTACTCCTCCTGCCCCTCTCTTCCTCAGCGCGGCTTGCGAGAGGCCTGCCTCGCCGTCTCCTAGGGTTCAGGCGAGGGGCGGAGGCCGGAGTCCGGAGGGAATGGCGGCAGATGGAGCTAGAGGTGGCGGGGACGGCGAGGAGCTGCTCCTCCGCGCCGTGGAGGATGGGGTTGGGAGCGAAGGGGGCGTCGGCTTGTGCGTTGGGGAGCGGCCGTGGCGGCTCAACTTCGACGGGTTCCGCCGCCCGGAGGCGCACCAGGAGAAGCCGGGGCGCGGCCTCCAGGATTGCCTCGGCGTGCTAG AATACTACCAACAACAATGGGAAATGTTGGAAGGTTTTAATGAAATGGATACACTGGCAGATCGTGGTTTCCTTCCTGGAATGTCCAAG GAAGAACGTGAAAGGGTTGCCCGAAGTGAGGCATGGGCCATCCTGTTATCTAACATTGCAAACATGGTTCATTTTGCTGCAAAAATTTATGCCTCAATAAGGAGTGGCTCCCTAGCTATTATTGCCTCCACCTTGGACTCTCTACTTGATTTGTTATCTGGGTTTATATTGTGGTTTACTACCTTCTCCATGCAAACACCAAACCCATACAGATACCCAATAGGTAAAAGGCGCATGCAACCTTTG GGCATACTAGTTTTTGCTTCTGTTATGGCAACCCTTGGCCTTCAAATTATCCTAGAATGCACACGCTCATTGGTATCCGAT GGAGGTGAGTTCCGCTTGACAAAAGGGCAGGAAAAGTGGGTTGTTGATAGTATGATCTCAGTGACACTGTTGAAGGTTCTCCTGGTTATATATTGCCGCACATTCACCAATGAAATTGTGAAGGCCTATGCGCAGGATCACTTTTTTGATGTCATCACCAACGTTATTGGGCTTGTGGCTGCACTTCTTGCTGATTATGTCCAAGGCTGGATCGACCCAGTTGGTGCTATCATT CTGTGA
- the LOC133929824 gene encoding uncharacterized protein LOC133929824, with translation MGDSSSSASYIRMVHHLIEKCICFNLNKEECMEALEKRANINPVITSTVWKELEKENKEFFETYNKDRKERNIEAETMQRIQKMLDEAAASKSSDDEEG, from the exons ATGGGCGACTCCTCGTCGTCAGCTTCTTACATCAGAATG GTTCATCATCTGATAGAGAAGTGCATCTGCTTCAACctgaacaaggaagaatgcatgGAGGCGCTGGAGAAGCGTGCCAACATCAACCCTGTCATCACCTCCACTG TGTGGAAGGAGCTGGAGAAGGAGAACAAGGAGTTCTTCGAGACGTACAACAAGGACCGCAAGGAGCGGAACATCGAGGCGGAGACCATGCAGCGGATCCAGAAGATGCTCGATGAGGCGGCTGCCTCGAAGAGCTCCGACGACGAGGAGGGCTAG